The following coding sequences lie in one Epinephelus moara isolate mb chromosome 17, YSFRI_EMoa_1.0, whole genome shotgun sequence genomic window:
- the LOC126403966 gene encoding acidic leucine-rich nuclear phosphoprotein 32 family member D-like, whose product MEMKKRVGLELRNRSPTEVQELVLDNCRSGEGKIEGITDEFSNLELLSLINVGLTSVADIPKLDKLKKLELSDNRISGGLEVLAERLVNLTHLNLSGNKFKDISTLEPLKKLPQLKSLDLFNCEVTNLGDYRESIFKLLPQLTYLDGYDIDDCEASDSDGEGDGVDDEDEEGLEGESEDFEEEEEDDEEDVVAEDDDEDDDSGDDEDGEVNGDVDSEDDDEDEEDDEDDDEDSSPAKGEKRKRDPEDEDDEDDD is encoded by the exons ATGGAGATGAAGAAGAGGGTTGGGTTAGAATTGAGGAACCGGTCACCGACAGAG GTCCAGGAGCTGGTTCTGGACAACTGTCGCTCTGGTGAAGGGAAGATCGAAGGAATCACAGATGAGTTCTCAAATCTGGAGCTGCTCAGCCTCATCAATGTCGGCCTGACCAGCGTAGCAGACATCCCCAAACTGGACAAACTCAAAAAG TTGGAGTTGAGTGACAACAGGATATCAGGCGGTCTGGAGGTGCTGGCAGAGCGGCTGGTGAACCTAACGCACCTAAACCTCAGTGGGAACAAGTTCAAAGACATCAGCACCCTGGAGCCTCTG AAAAAGTTGCCCCAGCTGAAGAGTCTCGACCTGTTTAACTGCGAGGTGACCAACCTGGGCGACTACAGGGAGTCCATCTTCAAGCTCCTCCCCCAGCTCACCTACCTGGACGGCTATGACATCGACGACTGTGAGGCGTCTGACTCTGACGGAGAGGGTGACGGAGTCGATGATGAGGACGAAGAGGGCTTGG AGGGGGAGTCGGAGGACttcgaggaggaggaggaggatgacgaGGAGGACGTAGTAGCTGAAGATGATGACGAAGATGATGACAGTGGTGACGATGAG GACGGAGAGGTGAACGGAGACGTGGACAGCGAAGACGAcgatgaggatgaggaagatGACGAGGACGATG ACGAGGACTCGTCTCCGGccaaaggagagaagaggaagagggaccctgaagatgaggatgatgaagatgatgattaA